A DNA window from Fodinibius sp. Rm-B-1B1-1 contains the following coding sequences:
- the dnaA gene encoding chromosomal replication initiator protein DnaA, with the protein MSNISSEAAWEQCLEIIKDNISYQKYKSWFEPIEPIKLEENTLTIQVPSQFWYEWLEEHYYGMLRSTLAKVLGDDGKLEYSVVLEKSDGNTDNRSVRLPQQPMPPENNQGQDIKGYSEYSPGKIENPFVIPGIQKTKIDSNLNSSYVFDRYIEGDCNRLARSAAMAIAENPGSSSFNPFFIYGGTGLGKTHLIQSIGNRVKQEHGNELAVLYISSESFTNEFVQAIRNNRASEFTMFYRQIDVLIVDDIQFFSGKEKTQEEFFHIFNALHQDGKQIILSSDRAPREIPDIEERLISRFSWGLSADLQVPEYETRYAILERKASDNGIELSHDVLEFIAHNFKSNVRDLEGAIIKLLAFASLQHVDEIEPQMAKRVLKDMIQESQTTISIEQIQEYVCDYFGIDTNKVREKTRKQEIVEARQIAMYLAKQFTDSSLKTIGLHFGGRDHSTVIHAISTIEERMQTTPKQKRIVEELHQKIEVSTL; encoded by the coding sequence TTGAGTAATATTTCTTCCGAGGCTGCGTGGGAACAGTGCTTAGAAATAATTAAGGATAATATTAGCTACCAAAAGTATAAGTCATGGTTTGAACCTATCGAACCAATAAAACTGGAAGAAAATACGCTTACCATCCAAGTTCCCAGCCAATTCTGGTATGAATGGTTGGAAGAGCACTATTATGGAATGTTGCGATCTACACTGGCTAAGGTATTAGGCGATGACGGAAAGCTCGAATATTCTGTTGTGCTCGAAAAATCTGATGGCAATACGGATAACCGATCGGTGCGTTTACCGCAGCAACCAATGCCTCCCGAAAACAATCAAGGGCAGGATATTAAAGGGTACTCAGAATACAGCCCCGGAAAGATTGAAAACCCATTTGTTATTCCCGGTATTCAAAAAACAAAAATCGATTCTAACCTAAACTCCAGCTACGTTTTTGACCGATATATTGAAGGGGACTGCAACCGGTTAGCGAGATCGGCGGCAATGGCTATTGCAGAAAACCCAGGAAGTAGTTCGTTCAACCCATTCTTTATATATGGGGGCACCGGCCTTGGTAAAACGCACCTCATTCAAAGTATTGGCAACAGAGTGAAACAAGAACATGGGAATGAGCTGGCGGTACTGTATATATCATCAGAAAGTTTTACTAATGAATTTGTACAAGCCATCCGAAACAACCGCGCCAGCGAGTTTACTATGTTTTATCGACAGATTGATGTATTAATTGTCGATGATATCCAATTCTTTAGTGGTAAAGAAAAAACCCAGGAAGAGTTTTTTCATATTTTTAACGCCCTGCATCAGGATGGGAAACAGATCATCTTGAGTAGTGATCGGGCACCACGTGAAATTCCAGATATCGAAGAACGTCTTATTTCTCGATTTAGCTGGGGATTAAGTGCCGACCTACAAGTCCCGGAATATGAAACGCGGTACGCTATCCTGGAGCGCAAAGCTTCTGATAATGGTATCGAGCTATCGCATGATGTACTTGAATTTATCGCTCACAATTTTAAGTCAAATGTCCGTGATCTTGAGGGAGCTATTATCAAGCTTCTTGCCTTCGCCTCGCTACAGCACGTAGATGAGATTGAGCCGCAAATGGCTAAACGTGTATTAAAGGATATGATTCAAGAATCACAAACCACTATATCAATTGAACAAATACAGGAATACGTTTGTGATTACTTTGGCATCGACACCAATAAGGTTCGAGAAAAAACCCGCAAACAGGAAATTGTGGAGGCTCGCCAAATTGCGATGTACCTGGCAAAACAGTTTACAGATTCGAGCTTGAAAACGATTGGGCTGCATTTTGGCGGTCGCGATCACTCAACGGTTATCCATGCCATATCAACGATTGAAGAGCGCATGCAAACCACCCCTAAGCAAAAGCGCATTGTTGAAGAACTGCACCAGAAAATAGAGGTCTCGACCCTGTAA
- the folB gene encoding dihydroneopterin aldolase has translation MDTLTIKSLRFKGYHGYYQQEREEGNNFEIDLTFHADLRNAGDSDRLEDTIDYQQVLKTVELVMKGPSVKLIETLTKRIGDQLFEQFSDVRQLKVAVRKLNPPLNVETAYSEIQMQWQR, from the coding sequence ATGGACACCCTGACGATAAAAAGCCTTCGTTTTAAGGGATACCACGGATACTATCAGCAGGAACGAGAAGAAGGCAACAATTTTGAGATCGATCTTACCTTTCATGCTGATTTGCGTAATGCCGGTGATAGCGACAGGCTTGAAGATACTATTGATTATCAGCAGGTACTTAAAACTGTTGAGTTAGTAATGAAAGGCCCCTCCGTAAAGCTTATTGAGACATTGACCAAGCGAATAGGTGATCAGCTTTTTGAGCAATTTTCAGATGTTCGACAGTTGAAAGTCGCTGTTCGCAAGCTCAATCCTCCCCTAAACGTAGAAACCGCTTACTCCGAAATTCAAATGCAATGGCAACGGTAG
- the folK gene encoding 2-amino-4-hydroxy-6-hydroxymethyldihydropteridine diphosphokinase — translation MATVVVALGSNVGDRHQHLRDAANFLADLSETNLQKSSIYITEPVGPSTRDFFNAVVAMTTEDKPRTLIKKFKTFEHEHGRAASQPKWSARTIDLDIISYGDLVIQTDNLIIPHPEYHKRRFVLEPLAEIMPQWSDPGTKQNIAELLEKAPELRLQKTDLRW, via the coding sequence ATGGCAACGGTAGTTGTAGCACTTGGTTCAAATGTTGGCGACCGCCACCAGCACCTGCGGGATGCCGCCAATTTTTTAGCGGATCTTTCTGAAACCAATCTCCAAAAATCATCTATCTACATAACAGAACCGGTGGGCCCATCAACGCGCGACTTTTTTAATGCTGTAGTTGCTATGACTACTGAAGATAAGCCTCGTACTCTCATCAAAAAGTTTAAAACCTTTGAACACGAGCATGGACGAGCGGCCAGCCAGCCCAAATGGAGTGCCCGAACCATCGATTTAGACATTATTTCGTACGGCGACTTGGTGATTCAAACGGATAATCTTATCATTCCACACCCGGAATATCACAAAAGACGGTTTGTACTTGAACCTTTGGCTGAAATTATGCCGCAGTGGTCCGATCCCGGAACAAAACAAAACATTGCTGAACTTTTGGAAAAAGCACCTGAGCTGCGACTCCAAAAAACAGACTTACGCTGGTAA
- a CDS encoding deoxynucleoside kinase has protein sequence MKNDFDFIAIEGVIGVGKTSLAKLLTERHNARLVLEQFEENPFLPKFYKDRERYAFPTQMSFLASRFQQQQEMLSKDLFQQMTISDYIFEKDRIFARLNLEDDELALYDNIFKIMSSISAQPDLVIYLQSNVDRLMKNIQERDRDYERDISRSYLEELSDAYNHFFHHYNKSPLMIINTSEIDFVSNEKHLDYIEEQIFNQPIRSNTHIHITD, from the coding sequence ATGAAAAACGACTTCGATTTTATCGCTATTGAAGGCGTCATTGGTGTGGGAAAAACATCATTAGCCAAACTTTTGACCGAACGCCACAACGCACGACTGGTGCTGGAACAATTTGAAGAAAATCCCTTTTTGCCTAAATTTTATAAGGATCGTGAGCGCTATGCTTTCCCAACCCAGATGTCGTTTTTAGCAAGCCGATTCCAACAACAGCAAGAGATGCTGAGTAAGGATCTTTTCCAGCAAATGACAATTTCGGATTATATTTTTGAAAAAGATCGTATTTTTGCCCGGCTCAATTTAGAAGATGATGAACTTGCCCTGTATGATAACATCTTTAAAATCATGTCCAGTATTTCGGCTCAACCCGATCTGGTCATCTACCTGCAGTCAAATGTAGATCGACTAATGAAAAATATTCAGGAGCGAGACCGAGATTACGAACGTGATATTTCTCGTTCATATTTGGAAGAGTTAAGCGATGCTTACAATCATTTCTTCCATCATTACAATAAATCACCTCTTATGATCATTAATACATCAGAGATTGATTTCGTAAGTAATGAAAAACATTTAGATTATATAGAAGAACAAATTTTCAATCAGCCTATTCGCAGCAATACGCACATTCACATCACCGATTAG
- a CDS encoding tetratricopeptide repeat protein yields MNYEDQLEEGLSLLEEGDFDHALDIAHQLQKKEPEYSDGFHLEGLVFQKLNQWEKSIEALEKAINLEDENSGYYNLRGFANMQLENLDQAIEDFDKAIDLDDSPAAHRNKVLYMIMNGEASKANEYLLNRIKQNPKDVENWILMGDLLQRAGQEEKAMGFYQQAQKMDPDNEYIKEQLGNG; encoded by the coding sequence ATGAACTACGAAGATCAGCTTGAAGAAGGATTATCGCTACTGGAAGAAGGGGACTTTGACCATGCATTGGACATTGCTCATCAACTTCAAAAGAAAGAACCAGAATACTCTGACGGTTTTCATTTAGAAGGATTGGTTTTTCAAAAATTAAACCAGTGGGAAAAAAGTATTGAAGCCCTAGAGAAAGCAATTAATCTCGAAGATGAAAACAGTGGCTACTATAACTTGCGCGGCTTCGCAAATATGCAGCTCGAAAACCTCGATCAGGCTATTGAAGATTTCGACAAAGCCATTGACCTGGACGACTCACCAGCTGCACACCGCAACAAGGTGCTGTATATGATCATGAATGGAGAAGCCAGCAAAGCCAATGAGTACCTGTTAAATCGCATTAAACAAAACCCTAAGGACGTGGAAAACTGGATCCTGATGGGCGACTTACTGCAACGTGCCGGACAAGAAGAGAAAGCAATGGGCTTCTATCAGCAAGCGCAAAAAATGGATCCGGACAATGAGTATATCAAAGAACAACTTGGTAATGGCTAA
- a CDS encoding acyl-CoA thioesterase: protein MSSESYSKTYEVIWADMDPNNHMRHSVYNDYAAQTRVAMFNDFGMPIPKIAAIGLGPILFKEETKFLKEISLSEQITVSCAIKAMRKDAARWTITHNIFKEDGQKAAQIIVDGAWLDLQKRKLGIPPKELLEASMKFPRTDDFFWID, encoded by the coding sequence ATGAGCTCTGAATCTTACAGCAAAACCTACGAAGTTATCTGGGCCGATATGGATCCCAATAATCATATGCGTCATTCGGTATATAATGATTATGCAGCTCAAACCCGTGTTGCTATGTTCAATGATTTTGGAATGCCTATCCCAAAAATAGCAGCTATAGGGCTTGGACCGATTCTTTTCAAAGAAGAAACAAAGTTCTTAAAAGAGATCAGCTTATCAGAACAGATTACTGTTTCTTGTGCCATCAAGGCCATGCGCAAAGATGCGGCACGATGGACCATTACCCACAACATATTTAAAGAAGACGGTCAAAAAGCTGCACAAATTATTGTTGATGGAGCTTGGTTAGATCTTCAAAAACGAAAACTTGGCATTCCACCGAAAGAACTTTTAGAAGCATCAATGAAATTTCCACGAACAGATGATTTCTTTTGGATAGACTGA
- a CDS encoding tRNA-binding protein, whose amino-acid sequence MNTITWQQFEQVELRVGTITKAKPFPEAHKPAYKLWVDFGNEIGTLKSSAQITDLYSVEELTGKQVIGVVNFPPKQIGPFMSECLVTGFHRNDDKVVLAIPDDPVPNGTKLN is encoded by the coding sequence ATGAATACCATTACCTGGCAACAGTTTGAACAAGTTGAGCTTAGAGTGGGAACCATCACAAAAGCCAAACCTTTTCCCGAAGCTCACAAACCTGCCTATAAATTATGGGTCGATTTTGGTAACGAAATTGGCACCCTTAAAAGTAGTGCTCAAATTACTGATCTCTACTCAGTAGAAGAGCTAACAGGCAAACAAGTCATCGGAGTCGTAAACTTTCCTCCCAAACAAATAGGGCCCTTTATGTCGGAATGTTTGGTTACAGGCTTCCATCGCAATGACGATAAGGTAGTTTTAGCTATTCCCGATGATCCCGTTCCCAATGGGACCAAACTCAATTGA
- a CDS encoding M23 family metallopeptidase yields MRKIILPILFILLGALYKSTTAQAVFIWDDISETEFTLWARNHLPCPVYLKAKPDSLNQTFEHFLPKGSQHQLVQLPLDSLTSPAEFKKQIQYNLTLGNPNAVHDSSYRYMLPYPQGQTHLLIQGNNSSFTHHLPHSKYAFDFDMPPNSLVCAARGGIVGFVSVNNKKGGDNEDFIQQANKILICHDDGTVAVYAHLQHRGTFVNVGEHVYAGQVIGLSGNTGYSTTPHLHFVVLSGSNAVPIKFKMLPDTLQRGHFYEQKLTFNK; encoded by the coding sequence ATGCGTAAAATTATTCTCCCAATATTATTTATTCTTCTGGGGGCTTTATATAAAAGCACTACTGCACAAGCAGTATTTATTTGGGATGATATTTCAGAGACAGAATTTACACTCTGGGCCAGAAATCACTTACCCTGCCCGGTTTACCTCAAAGCCAAACCTGACTCATTAAACCAAACCTTCGAACACTTTCTACCCAAAGGAAGTCAACATCAACTTGTTCAACTTCCGCTCGATTCTCTAACGTCCCCTGCCGAATTTAAAAAACAAATTCAATATAACTTAACACTCGGCAACCCCAATGCGGTCCACGACTCCAGTTATCGATATATGCTCCCTTATCCTCAAGGGCAAACTCATCTTCTTATCCAAGGCAATAATTCCAGCTTCACACATCATCTCCCCCACTCAAAATATGCCTTCGATTTTGATATGCCCCCAAACAGTCTCGTCTGTGCAGCCCGTGGCGGGATCGTCGGATTTGTGAGCGTAAATAATAAAAAAGGAGGAGACAATGAGGATTTTATACAACAAGCTAATAAGATTTTAATCTGCCATGATGATGGTACCGTAGCAGTATATGCCCACCTACAACATAGAGGTACATTCGTCAACGTTGGCGAACACGTGTATGCTGGGCAAGTAATTGGCCTCAGTGGCAATACCGGATACTCCACCACACCTCATCTCCATTTTGTAGTTTTATCCGGATCCAACGCAGTGCCTATAAAATTCAAGATGCTCCCAGATACCCTGCAACGCGGCCATTTCTATGAACAAAAGCTTACGTTCAATAAATAA
- a CDS encoding patatin-like phospholipase family protein, with the protein MYKSILSRSLLLLLILFIPCISHGQQDQETANLQSTEKKTSLGIALSGGGAKGFAHIGVLKVLEEEGIPVHMISGTSMGAIVGSLYAIGYSPDEIAEIALTANWGILFNDNYQINPQQISNSVLKKDSFLLTFPFDDKGISLPTGLIDGQNISMMLYRLMLPFHNVEDFTELPIPFSTVATNLSTGEPQTFTSGYLPDAVRASIAIPTIFKPVVINGQTYIDGGVARNIPVEDVKQLGADLTIASDVGEPIRNIDSLNTFVDVLFQSVGFHQQESDILQKEKTDIYIRPDIQEFSTFSYERADEIIQRGEEAARKALPDIRALLEQQHLSATSFKPINTTRKDSITVSDIQFNNLTGLAQQQQVFIALDISLPSKLTLSRLEQKINRLYGSGLFSQISYRLQQDPDSGGDTLVLDFQHKEQEYVGFSMRYDSQYKAGLLFGASFTDNIFWNDRLTLQLRAGEILEFNSDYNIPVNLAPLAYINGSINLQRSPINYYNQSQILSSIDVEKLTIQASTSVQLWQQVDTELGIENQLYNLNEAIGNTLVLGNTNFLLNPFATVNLSTLNRPYFPTHGQSLNIKTEISDPAWGSSTRFIQTSGKWFSTIKLIPGINLSNEFFFGYSSTNNLPLHYYYHLGGLTQNPVFELKQLPFMGYATQQLRSPNLMALRSKLQLRLNRRLYLSGGINMAHLSNHWTFNIDAQRMEYGYSISMGATSIVGPIEVAVSTPDFSGGYAVKLNVGYHF; encoded by the coding sequence ATGTATAAATCTATTTTATCCAGGTCCTTGTTACTCCTTCTTATTTTATTTATCCCATGCATTAGTCACGGCCAACAAGATCAGGAAACGGCAAATTTACAATCCACTGAGAAAAAAACTTCATTGGGGATAGCCCTCAGCGGCGGTGGTGCCAAAGGATTTGCTCACATTGGGGTACTCAAAGTTTTGGAAGAAGAAGGAATCCCCGTACATATGATCAGTGGTACCAGTATGGGTGCTATCGTGGGGTCGCTATACGCTATTGGTTATTCGCCCGATGAAATAGCAGAGATAGCCCTGACTGCAAATTGGGGCATTTTATTTAATGATAACTACCAGATCAATCCCCAACAGATCTCAAATAGCGTCCTAAAAAAGGACAGCTTTCTGCTTACCTTCCCTTTTGATGACAAAGGCATATCACTGCCAACCGGACTTATTGATGGACAGAACATTTCTATGATGCTTTACCGGTTGATGTTGCCTTTTCACAATGTTGAGGACTTTACGGAGCTTCCTATACCTTTTTCTACCGTAGCAACAAATTTATCCACCGGAGAACCCCAAACCTTTACCAGTGGATATTTGCCGGATGCCGTTCGCGCAAGTATTGCCATCCCCACTATTTTTAAACCCGTTGTCATCAATGGCCAAACATATATTGACGGCGGGGTAGCCCGGAATATTCCTGTTGAAGATGTAAAACAACTTGGTGCTGACCTGACTATTGCCTCTGATGTAGGCGAACCCATCAGAAATATTGACAGCCTAAACACTTTTGTTGATGTATTATTTCAATCAGTAGGCTTTCATCAGCAAGAGTCTGACATCCTCCAAAAAGAAAAAACGGATATCTATATTCGTCCCGATATTCAAGAATTCTCAACATTTAGCTATGAACGAGCCGACGAAATAATACAGCGAGGTGAAGAGGCAGCCCGAAAAGCACTGCCAGATATTAGGGCTTTGCTTGAACAACAGCATCTTTCTGCAACGTCGTTTAAACCGATTAATACAACCAGAAAAGATTCTATAACTGTTTCTGATATACAGTTTAATAATCTTACCGGATTAGCCCAACAGCAACAAGTATTTATCGCACTTGATATCTCCTTACCCTCCAAACTAACCCTCTCAAGACTCGAACAAAAAATTAACAGGCTATATGGATCGGGATTGTTCAGCCAAATTTCATATCGTTTACAACAAGATCCCGATTCAGGGGGTGACACACTCGTCTTAGACTTTCAGCACAAAGAACAAGAATATGTGGGCTTTAGCATGCGCTACGACAGTCAATATAAAGCCGGCTTATTGTTTGGCGCCTCGTTCACCGATAATATTTTTTGGAATGACAGACTCACCTTACAGCTCAGAGCCGGCGAAATCCTGGAATTTAATTCAGACTATAATATTCCCGTAAATCTTGCTCCCCTTGCCTATATTAATGGCAGCATTAACTTGCAACGATCCCCTATCAACTATTACAATCAAAGCCAAATTCTTTCAAGTATAGATGTTGAAAAGCTTACTATTCAAGCTTCAACATCGGTTCAATTATGGCAACAGGTTGATACTGAATTGGGAATTGAAAATCAACTGTATAATTTAAACGAAGCTATTGGTAATACCCTTGTCCTTGGGAATACAAACTTCCTGCTGAATCCTTTTGCCACCGTTAACCTTAGTACCCTAAATCGCCCGTACTTTCCCACTCACGGACAGTCACTAAATATTAAAACAGAAATCTCCGACCCTGCGTGGGGAAGCTCAACGCGCTTTATTCAAACATCTGGAAAATGGTTTTCAACCATAAAACTTATACCGGGTATCAACCTATCCAATGAATTTTTCTTTGGATATTCTTCCACCAACAATTTACCGTTACATTATTATTACCACTTAGGGGGTTTAACTCAAAACCCCGTTTTTGAACTTAAACAACTGCCATTTATGGGGTATGCTACACAGCAGCTACGATCTCCAAATCTTATGGCATTACGTTCAAAGCTTCAATTGCGACTAAATCGGCGTTTGTATCTTAGTGGAGGCATAAATATGGCACATCTCTCCAATCACTGGACTTTTAATATTGACGCCCAACGTATGGAATATGGCTATTCAATCTCAATGGGAGCCACATCTATTGTGGGCCCCATTGAAGTAGCTGTATCAACCCCTGACTTTTCAGGCGGATATGCGGTTAAACTAAATGTTGGATATCATTTTTAA
- a CDS encoding aldo/keto reductase translates to MEYRFLGRSGLKVSALSFGSWVTFGDQIDEQIAYESMKKAYDAGVNFFDNAEAYADGQSEIMMGNIIQKAGWNRSDLVLSTKIFWGGDGPNDQGLSFKHIKEGTEAALKRLQTDYVDLIFCHRPDKHTPIEETVWGMNQMIQEGKALYWGTSEWSAREIRPAYDFARREHLRPPLMDQPQYNMFRREKVEQEFAPLYDEIGLGTTIWSPLASGLLTGKYNDGVPEGSRLSLEKYDWLREKLLETESGRQKLQKVQKLAKIADEAGIPMPQFALAWCLKNKDVSTVITGASKPEQVEQNMKAIEVVDQLTSDVMEQVEEILENKPEPAPDFRRN, encoded by the coding sequence ATGGAGTATCGATTTTTGGGACGTTCAGGATTAAAAGTTTCAGCGCTTTCATTTGGATCGTGGGTCACCTTTGGTGATCAGATTGATGAACAAATAGCGTACGAATCGATGAAAAAAGCGTATGATGCAGGGGTCAACTTTTTTGATAATGCCGAAGCCTATGCCGATGGTCAATCGGAAATCATGATGGGTAATATTATCCAAAAGGCAGGATGGAATCGATCGGATTTAGTTCTTTCGACTAAAATATTTTGGGGTGGAGATGGCCCTAATGATCAGGGACTATCATTTAAACATATAAAGGAAGGTACAGAGGCTGCTCTAAAGCGTCTGCAGACTGATTATGTGGACCTTATTTTTTGCCACCGGCCTGATAAGCATACCCCTATTGAGGAAACAGTTTGGGGGATGAATCAGATGATTCAGGAAGGCAAAGCTTTGTACTGGGGAACAAGTGAATGGTCTGCCCGAGAAATTCGTCCGGCGTATGACTTTGCCCGCCGCGAGCACTTGCGTCCCCCACTGATGGACCAGCCGCAATATAATATGTTTCGGCGCGAAAAAGTGGAGCAGGAATTTGCACCCCTCTATGATGAGATTGGCCTTGGAACAACTATTTGGAGTCCGCTTGCAAGTGGTTTGTTGACGGGGAAGTATAACGATGGGGTACCTGAAGGAAGTCGTCTCTCCCTCGAAAAGTATGATTGGTTGCGTGAAAAGCTGTTAGAAACAGAAAGCGGGCGACAGAAATTACAAAAAGTTCAAAAACTGGCTAAGATTGCTGATGAGGCAGGTATTCCCATGCCGCAGTTTGCGTTGGCTTGGTGTCTCAAAAATAAGGATGTAAGTACGGTAATTACGGGAGCTTCGAAGCCTGAACAGGTGGAACAAAATATGAAAGCCATTGAGGTAGTAGATCAATTAACATCTGATGTGATGGAACAGGTTGAGGAGATCTTGGAAAATAAACCTGAGCCAGCCCCTGATTTTCGGCGCAACTGA
- a CDS encoding DUF1801 domain-containing protein has product MAKSMAKTVDEYIDELPEYRREPIEEIRKLILDNIPDGYEETINWGMISYEIPLEKYPDTYNNQPLNYIGLAAQKNHNSLYLMSVYQDEELQEWLEEEFEKAGKKMDMGRSCLRFNMVTDLPLDAISTIIGKHTPDEFIEAYEEIRK; this is encoded by the coding sequence ATGGCAAAAAGTATGGCAAAAACAGTTGATGAATATATAGATGAGCTTCCCGAATATCGACGCGAACCTATCGAAGAAATTCGGAAGCTAATCCTTGATAATATTCCTGATGGCTATGAAGAAACAATCAATTGGGGGATGATTAGTTATGAAATCCCACTTGAAAAGTATCCTGACACCTATAATAATCAACCACTGAACTATATTGGTTTAGCAGCTCAAAAGAATCATAATTCCTTGTATCTAATGTCGGTTTACCAGGATGAAGAACTCCAGGAATGGTTGGAAGAAGAGTTCGAAAAGGCTGGCAAAAAAATGGATATGGGACGTTCTTGCCTGCGGTTCAACATGGTTACTGATCTGCCGTTAGACGCCATTTCTACCATCATTGGCAAGCATACCCCCGACGAATTTATCGAGGCTTACGAAGAAATCCGGAAGTAA
- the msrA gene encoding peptide-methionine (S)-S-oxide reductase MsrA, which translates to MGTKKMEEATFGAGCFWCVEAVFEEVKGIKSAVAGYAGGEIPNPTYRQVSSGQTGHAEVAHITFDPSVISYEQLLEVFWHTHNPTTKNRQGADVGPQYRSTIFYHNEKQKEIAEKSLKKTDRSDLWEDPIVTEIEPLSNYSVAENYHQNYYENNPNAGYCQVVIAPKLKKFRQEFSHLLKDEVKQKQ; encoded by the coding sequence ATGGGCACAAAAAAAATGGAAGAAGCAACTTTTGGCGCTGGCTGTTTTTGGTGCGTTGAAGCTGTTTTTGAAGAAGTAAAAGGAATAAAATCTGCTGTAGCAGGTTATGCCGGCGGCGAGATACCGAATCCAACATATCGACAAGTTTCATCAGGACAAACAGGTCATGCCGAGGTGGCACATATTACGTTTGACCCTTCAGTAATTTCGTATGAACAATTGCTTGAGGTATTTTGGCACACACATAATCCCACCACCAAAAATCGGCAAGGGGCAGATGTTGGGCCCCAATATCGTTCGACTATCTTTTATCACAACGAAAAACAAAAAGAAATAGCTGAAAAATCACTAAAAAAAACAGATAGATCTGATTTGTGGGAAGATCCTATTGTAACAGAAATTGAGCCACTTTCGAACTATTCGGTAGCCGAGAACTATCATCAAAATTACTACGAGAACAATCCCAATGCGGGATATTGCCAAGTAGTTATTGCACCAAAATTAAAGAAATTCAGACAAGAATTTTCGCATCTTCTGAAAGATGAAGTAAAACAAAAGCAATAA